The sequence below is a genomic window from Poecile atricapillus isolate bPoeAtr1 chromosome 15, bPoeAtr1.hap1, whole genome shotgun sequence.
CTGGGCACCCCAGTACCCTGAAGCTGTGGGAGGAGCAAAGCTTTCTGCTCACAGCAGAGTACCTGGGTGGGCACTGGggccccaggctgggtgggAACTGATGGGAACAAGGCTGGACAGGGGTTGGAGTGGGGCTTTCACCTCTGTCGCAATGGCCTCACTTCCCCTTCCTTGGCTGCAGCATGGGTTGCGTGAGGTCAAAGGAAGCTGGTGTCCAAGAAAAGATAACAAAAACTGATCCTGGCCCCACCATCCAGCAGGGCCACTATGTGAGGGACCCTACAGCCACCAACAAGAGGGTGAGTGATGAGGGATTTCAGGGCTGAGCTGTCACAGGGGGCTCAGCTCCTCTCCTCAGCAGTGCTACCAGCACTGAGTGGAGCCAGCTGAGGAGACTGGCAGTGCCCATGTGCTGGGGTGGGAGCCCAGGCCACACTGACAAAAAGCACAGAGTGGACCTGGTGGGAATCCAGGAATTatggagaaagagaaagagaaaggaaggtgTTGGGAGGGGGTGGAGATGCTGGTGCTAGGTGGGTTGTTGTGTCAGGTGGTGCTGGTCCTGCCCCTCGGGtaccctcctgctcctgccattGCTGTTGGGGCCAAGACCCTCCGTGGGAAGCGGGTCTCTGCCAGCTGTGATGTCACTCTGTGGTTTTGTCGCACTTTCCAGAGCAACAATGTCCCCAGCATGGCTGTGCCCCTGCCCGAGGATGGTGAGTACAAGGGGTTTGTAAGTGGCTGCAGGGGGTTGGAGTGTGTGGGGGGAGTGTGGCTGGTTCCTCTCTGACCTAGGGGTGAACACTGCCAGTGCTGGCAGGatggcagctctgggctccccTGAAGGGTCAGACATGACACAATGaaggaggaggtgctggggggtCCTGACCAATGTCCTGGCCAGTGCTCGTGGCAGGAGTGGCTGGGCACCCCATCCCAGCATGGAGAGGGGTGCTCAGGGAGCTCCCTTGCTGCAGGTTTGGGGGACAGTGTGGTGCTGGCGCTCTACGACTACGAGGCGATGAATGCTGGGGACCTCAGCTTCCAGAAGGGGGAGAGGATGAAGGTCCTGGAGAAGTAAGTGCTGCTGGCAGACCCCTGTCCAGGGTCTCCTGATGGCTTGTGTGGCCCcgttgtgatttttttctcaaatttgccctggaggagctgctggtgcccAGGTCCAGGTGCCAGGAGCCAACCAATTGCCACTTGTGTCACAGGTCAGGGGAATGGTGGCAAGCACGATCACTGGTGACAGGATGTGAAGGCTTCATCCCCAGCAACTATGTTGCCCAAGCCAACTCGCTGGAGACAGAGGAGTGAGTCCATCCCTGTGTGCCAGATCCTGGCTCCATGCTGTCCCACACTTCCCCACTGCCACTGTCCCTCTCCTGCTTCatgtcctgtccccagccctgctccacacCATCATTCCTTGGTTCATTTGGTTCTGCTGCAGGTGGTTTTTCAAAGACATCAGCCGCAAGGATGCGGAGCGGCAGCTCCTTGGCCCTGGGAACATGATTGGGTCCTTCATGATAAGGGACAGCGAGACAACAAAAGGTGTGGAGGGGTGTCCATAGCACAGTGGTGGGGAAGAGCTGCCCAAAGGGCTTCCCTCATCCACCTTTGCCTGGAAGAGGagctccctccccagccctggggatctgctgtgctgcagggagggatTGATGGGCCCATGCTCTTGCTGGAAGTGCCCCTACGATAGCTTGTGGTGCCACATGTCTGAACCCCTCGGCAGGGATAGGGGGATGTGTCCCTTTGAGGCTGCTTTGGGTGTTTGGGACGCGGGTGCAGCTGGCCTGGGGCTGAAGGGGTGGTGGCAGCACAGTGGGATGGGTGCTGGCTGAGcatgccagcagcactgggatggcCAGGTGCAGCAGGAATGTGCTCCcagggcaggtgccagctcACCCCTCCATACCCAGGCTCTTACTCACTCTCGGTGCGGGATGGGGACGAGCTGCAGGGCGGGGCAGTGAAGCATTACAAGATCCGAACTCTGGACAGCGGTGGCTTCTACATCTCCCCACGAAACAACTTCAACACGCTGCAGGAGCTGGTCCAGCACTACAAGGGTGAGCCCTGGGGTGCTCGGTCCTCCTTCCTAAATGGGACTTTGTCCGTAAGCCAAGCAGCTGGGGGTGtgcagaggctggggaactCCTGCCCATCACCCGTGGGCTCCTGCTGTGGCTCTGCCTGCAATATGCAGTGACTTCCAGACCTTCCCCTATTTCCATGGCCTGctggctgtcactgctgtggtgctgGTGTCCCTGAACTCCCACAGTGGCCAGAACTCCCTCTTGAAGCACAGTGTGGCTGGTGAAATAGGCTGGCTGATGGCCCTGGGTGCTCCCCGCAGGTCAGAGCGACGGGCTGTGCCAGAAGCTCACCCACCCCTGCCGTGTACCCAAACCACAGAAGCCCTGGGAGAAGGATGCCTGGGAGATCCCTCGGGAGTCACTGAGCCTGGAGAGGAAGCTGGGAGCCGGGCAGTTTGGAGAAGTGTGGATGGGTGAGAGTGAGGGGCAGCTGGCTGGGAGGATGATGAAGGTGATGGTGAAGGAGGAAGGGTGAGGGATGTGAGA
It includes:
- the HCK gene encoding tyrosine-protein kinase HCK — protein: MGCVRSKEAGVQEKITKTDPGPTIQQGHYVRDPTATNKRSNNVPSMAVPLPEDGLGDSVVLALYDYEAMNAGDLSFQKGERMKVLEKSGEWWQARSLVTGCEGFIPSNYVAQANSLETEEWFFKDISRKDAERQLLGPGNMIGSFMIRDSETTKGSYSLSVRDGDELQGGAVKHYKIRTLDSGGFYISPRNNFNTLQELVQHYKGQSDGLCQKLTHPCRVPKPQKPWEKDAWEIPRESLSLERKLGAGQFGEVWMATYNKHTKVAVKTMKPGSMSVEAFLEEANLMKTLQHDKLVKLYAVVTREEPIFIITEFMEKGSLLDFLKSNEGNKLPLPKLIDFSAQIAEGMAFIEKRNYIHRDLRAANILVSAVLVCKIADFGLARVIEDTEYTAREGAKFPIKWTAPEAINYGSFTIKSDVWSFGILLTEIITYGRIPYPGMSSLEVIRALERGYRMPRTNNCPEELYDIMMRCWKIRPEDRPTFEYIQSVLEDFFTATESQYQQQP